The following proteins are encoded in a genomic region of Aerococcaceae bacterium DSM 111021:
- a CDS encoding acyltransferase, producing the protein MSKNYNIDKVKFIAAIGVVLIHVFAFIDSAYNEPLIELQWPRAIFNYAVPLFFAITGYILSSRTNDYMLKYAGSILRLFITISLFYYVVSLFMAGFEAWLYQEPVMDAVMVIFRSKTWRQIVQGTIGSYHLWYLWASWIGILLLYVLRKINLAPKALIGVVFVSYLLSLYCMEHGILTDVLRYGGFPKALMYTTIGYYVGVQGDYWKYNLRVLIGWMVVYVVTFGFFYQGKYIELLFIPTVYLVITFLNRYKGKKTMMAKLGDYSDQIYLLHALGINVYGLLMFILPEVLIHSLPLRVIVITLFAAVFSLLLYIPLNRFYMQPMQKGLKKLSFKKDKDKDEQIQIPKNTSYI; encoded by the coding sequence ATGTCAAAAAACTACAATATTGATAAGGTGAAGTTTATTGCCGCGATTGGTGTGGTACTCATTCATGTATTCGCATTTATCGATTCGGCATATAATGAACCTTTGATTGAACTTCAATGGCCTCGTGCTATTTTTAACTATGCAGTGCCTTTGTTCTTTGCGATTACAGGTTACATCCTGTCATCACGGACAAATGATTATATGTTAAAATATGCGGGCAGTATTTTAAGATTATTTATAACTATATCGCTGTTTTATTATGTCGTATCACTGTTTATGGCTGGGTTTGAAGCTTGGCTTTATCAAGAGCCAGTCATGGATGCTGTGATGGTTATATTTCGTTCTAAAACCTGGCGTCAAATTGTCCAAGGAACGATTGGTTCTTACCATTTATGGTACTTATGGGCGAGTTGGATCGGCATACTCTTACTTTATGTACTGAGAAAGATTAATTTAGCGCCAAAGGCTTTAATAGGGGTTGTCTTCGTATCCTACCTGTTGTCACTGTACTGTATGGAACATGGGATACTCACTGATGTGCTTCGCTACGGAGGCTTTCCAAAGGCGTTGATGTATACGACAATCGGCTACTATGTAGGTGTTCAAGGTGATTACTGGAAGTACAACTTGCGAGTGTTAATCGGATGGATGGTCGTTTATGTTGTTACTTTTGGTTTTTTCTATCAAGGGAAATATATCGAACTATTATTTATTCCGACGGTGTACTTAGTGATTACTTTCTTGAATCGATATAAAGGTAAAAAAACGATGATGGCAAAATTGGGTGATTATTCCGATCAGATTTATCTATTACATGCTTTAGGTATTAATGTGTATGGTTTATTGATGTTCATATTGCCAGAAGTATTAATTCATTCATTGCCACTACGGGTTATTGTGATTACATTATTTGCGGCAGTCTTTTCGCTTCTATTGTATATCCCATTAAACCGCTTCTACATGCAACCAATGCAGAAGGGCTTAAAGAAGTTGTCATTTAAGAAAGACAAAGATAAAGACGAGCAAATCCAAATTCCAAAAAACACTTCTTACATATAG
- a CDS encoding YdcF family protein, which translates to MKRRLKQLIVLILLFWSWHAVWLYFNLDVGETPVLSDVIIVPEGGDGREDQSAKLLLDGYSLSDKIIVSPLYGENLNLLPHYQNAGAREDQLIGENEATSTYTNAVNTLQLMQENGWTSALVVTSDYHTRRTRMIYERVNQHFGYDLTYISAYVYTDEGEVITYFDTPGLRRAGRREIYKYYGYLIGLYHFFDFE; encoded by the coding sequence ATGAAAAGAAGATTAAAACAATTAATCGTTCTAATATTATTGTTTTGGTCATGGCACGCTGTGTGGCTGTATTTCAACTTAGATGTTGGGGAAACGCCGGTGTTGAGTGATGTGATTATCGTGCCTGAAGGCGGGGACGGGCGTGAGGACCAATCCGCAAAGCTTTTATTGGATGGCTATTCACTGTCAGATAAGATTATTGTCTCGCCTCTTTATGGAGAAAATTTAAATCTTTTACCTCACTACCAAAATGCAGGCGCTAGAGAAGACCAACTGATTGGAGAAAATGAAGCGACGAGTACGTATACAAATGCGGTTAATACTTTACAACTTATGCAAGAAAATGGGTGGACATCTGCCTTAGTCGTTACATCTGATTACCATACACGCCGAACGCGTATGATTTATGAGCGGGTGAATCAGCATTTTGGTTATGATTTAACTTATATATCTGCTTATGTTTATACGGATGAAGGCGAGGTTATCACTTATTTTGATACACCAGGACTTCGTCGGGCAGGACGACGAGAAATTTACAAATATTATGGATACTTAATTGGTTTATATCATTTCTTTGATTTTGAATAA
- a CDS encoding DUF2179 domain-containing protein, which translates to MNWLVLGQIFTINLVYIMLNTIRTLLTMRGYRHVAPILAIIEITIYTLGLSMVMSYIEENVLYLIFYALGFGVGIYLGMLIEDRIALGYSVMQVFTEDDNHVLAESLRERGYGVTIQPGYGRNGNRLVLTILTPRSTEVALRNTINELNPRAFFISYDAKYIHGGFWTKRISTPQIIEDNFEQDQREGFETPDDVLTKDEFID; encoded by the coding sequence ATGAACTGGCTCGTATTAGGACAAATTTTCACAATCAACTTAGTCTACATTATGCTCAACACAATCCGAACGTTATTAACCATGCGTGGTTATCGTCACGTTGCGCCCATCTTGGCAATCATTGAGATTACAATCTACACGCTTGGATTATCAATGGTTATGTCTTACATTGAAGAAAATGTGCTTTACTTAATCTTCTATGCCTTGGGCTTTGGAGTTGGCATCTACTTAGGTATGTTGATTGAAGATCGGATTGCGTTGGGCTATTCTGTCATGCAAGTCTTTACCGAAGATGATAATCATGTGTTAGCTGAATCCTTGAGAGAACGTGGTTATGGAGTCACGATTCAACCAGGTTATGGCCGTAACGGTAACCGGTTAGTCTTAACAATTCTAACACCCCGTTCAACAGAAGTTGCTTTACGTAACACCATCAATGAACTCAACCCAAGAGCATTCTTCATCTCATATGATGCCAAATATATTCACGGCGGTTTCTGGACGAAACGGATTAGTACGCCACAAATCATTGAAGATAACTTTGAACAAGATCAAAGAGAAGGCTTTGAAACACCCGATGACGTATTAACGAAAGATGAATTTATCGACTAA
- a CDS encoding fructosamine kinase family protein: MFTKDWEALLPLDSIQHITPVSGGDVNQAFRVDTDNTPYFLLVQPGRSADFYKGEIAGLEEMTKVGITVPRVIDSGENNGDAYLLLSYLDEGHQGSQRELGKMVAQLHQYHSPNGQFGFAAPYEGADISFDNSWTDSWIELFVERRLDKLHTELVADDKWTQNQSEIYQHVRQIIVDNLSKHKSEPSLLHGDLWAGNYMFLSDGRPALFDPASMYGDREFDLGATQVFGGFTEEFYTAYNEAYPLADGAQLRINYYRLYLLMVHLYKFGGTYESSVDQAMQNILNEQTKS, translated from the coding sequence ATGTTTACAAAGGATTGGGAAGCGTTACTACCACTAGATTCCATTCAACACATTACACCCGTTTCAGGCGGCGATGTCAATCAAGCGTTTCGTGTAGACACTGATAATACCCCCTACTTCTTACTCGTTCAACCCGGACGAAGTGCGGACTTTTACAAAGGCGAAATAGCTGGTCTAGAAGAAATGACGAAAGTAGGAATCACTGTTCCGCGCGTCATTGATAGTGGTGAAAATAACGGTGATGCTTATCTTTTACTCAGTTACCTTGATGAAGGACATCAAGGAAGTCAACGTGAACTAGGTAAGATGGTTGCACAGCTACATCAATATCATTCGCCTAACGGACAATTCGGCTTTGCTGCGCCTTATGAAGGAGCCGATATCAGCTTCGACAATTCATGGACCGATTCATGGATTGAGTTGTTTGTGGAAAGGCGCCTTGATAAATTACACACTGAATTGGTAGCTGACGACAAATGGACTCAAAATCAAAGCGAGATTTATCAACATGTTCGCCAAATTATTGTTGATAACTTGTCCAAGCACAAAAGTGAACCGTCTCTACTTCATGGGGATTTATGGGCAGGTAATTATATGTTTCTATCAGACGGTCGTCCTGCCCTATTTGACCCGGCTTCAATGTATGGAGACCGAGAGTTTGACTTAGGTGCTACCCAAGTATTTGGTGGCTTTACCGAAGAATTTTACACCGCTTATAATGAAGCATACCCATTGGCGGATGGCGCACAGTTAAGAATCAACTATTACCGTTTATACTTGTTAATGGTTCATTTGTATAAGTTTGGTGGAACGTATGAATCATCTGTTGATCAAGCAATGCAAAATATACTAAACGAACAAACAAAGTCCTAA
- a CDS encoding tautomerase family protein, whose protein sequence is MPYVRIQSKAGRTPEQKEALAQAIIEQMVNQDYASKESIRVIFEDMAKEDFYSGADE, encoded by the coding sequence ATGCCTTATGTACGTATTCAATCGAAAGCAGGACGCACACCGGAGCAAAAAGAAGCACTGGCTCAAGCAATTATTGAACAAATGGTAAATCAAGACTATGCGAGTAAAGAGTCTATTCGAGTGATTTTTGAAGATATGGCTAAGGAAGATTTTTATAGCGGAGCGGATGAGTAA
- a CDS encoding mechanosensitive ion channel, with protein sequence MDFSAFFATLGAMLPGIIGALLLLVLALLLAWGLKRLTIKGLEKLNFSRRTQAWGMAKTEQEGQQYTETVGSIVYFATLLFFLPGILNGLNVGGVMDPIVNMFDKFFSYIPNILTAIVILVVGAYFCKFIKKLVRNLLLGLNIDKWYAKLTGNTTGVDVNEGQIADVLATVVYVLLFIPILTVALETLGIRSISEPIVTVLNQILSAIPNIITAAVLLIIGGVVAKLLGDLIENLLRTTGVDRYSRYLNFRSETSEVKISNVTATVVKGVLMLFFLVEAISVLNLDVLNTIGAAIIAYIPLVLSAIIILAIALIGGNILANFIAKATGNRAFGEVVRYAIIILGAFMILEQLQIAQTIVNAGFIIILGAVGLAAALAFGLGGRDFAARQLNKADKAIQEELDKPDDNINQI encoded by the coding sequence ATGGATTTTTCAGCATTTTTTGCGACATTAGGCGCGATGTTGCCAGGTATCATAGGCGCGTTATTATTATTAGTTTTAGCTCTTCTATTAGCTTGGGGACTTAAGCGTTTAACAATTAAAGGGTTAGAAAAACTTAACTTTAGTCGTCGTACTCAAGCTTGGGGCATGGCTAAGACAGAACAAGAAGGTCAGCAATATACAGAAACGGTTGGTTCAATCGTTTACTTTGCGACATTGTTATTCTTCTTACCGGGTATTTTAAACGGATTAAACGTCGGTGGCGTTATGGATCCAATTGTGAACATGTTTGACAAGTTCTTCAGTTATATTCCTAACATCTTAACTGCTATCGTTATCTTAGTCGTTGGAGCGTACTTCTGTAAGTTTATTAAAAAGCTTGTTCGCAATCTTTTATTAGGTTTAAATATTGATAAGTGGTATGCAAAACTGACTGGTAACACGACAGGCGTTGATGTGAACGAAGGTCAAATTGCTGATGTACTTGCTACAGTCGTTTACGTATTACTGTTTATTCCAATTTTAACGGTTGCACTAGAAACACTAGGTATCCGTTCAATCTCAGAACCAATCGTAACGGTATTAAACCAAATCCTAAGTGCCATCCCTAATATCATTACAGCCGCTGTACTATTAATTATTGGTGGCGTTGTAGCGAAATTACTTGGTGACTTAATTGAGAATTTATTAAGAACAACAGGTGTTGATAGATACTCACGTTACTTAAACTTCCGTTCAGAAACATCTGAAGTGAAGATTTCGAATGTAACAGCGACAGTTGTTAAAGGTGTGTTAATGTTATTCTTCTTAGTTGAAGCTATCTCAGTCTTAAACTTAGACGTTCTTAATACAATCGGTGCAGCAATTATTGCTTACATCCCATTAGTATTAAGTGCCATTATCATCTTAGCTATCGCGTTAATCGGTGGGAACATCTTAGCTAACTTTATCGCAAAAGCAACAGGTAACAGAGCGTTTGGTGAAGTTGTTCGCTACGCGATTATTATCCTAGGAGCATTCATGATCTTGGAACAATTACAAATTGCTCAAACAATCGTGAACGCTGGATTTATTATTATCCTTGGTGCTGTTGGTCTTGCAGCTGCTTTAGCCTTTGGTTTAGGTGGGCGCGACTTCGCGGCTCGTCAATTAAACAAAGCTGACAAAGCAATTCAAGAAGAGTTAGACAAACCAGATGATAATATCAACCAAATCTAG
- a CDS encoding SDR family oxidoreductase translates to MTNKNIEDPRTKHYTEGFSEKNEEVAKSPALQKDMKPKPDCGEESYKGKGRLEGRHALITGADSGIGRAAAIAYAREGADVVFQYFPGEEPDAEEVRQLIEAEGRKAVLIPGDLREEGVATELINKTVKEFGGIDILVLNSAQQIAQEKLSDLSMKQINDTFKVNIISMFEAVKAAEQHLKPGSAIITTTSVQATGPSPSLLDYASTKGAISNFTVGMSKYFGEKGVRVNAVAPGPIWTPLQLDDGKLEGDLETFGQDETLKRAGQPVELAPVYVFLASEEASYVTGQIYGVTGGTAISL, encoded by the coding sequence ATGACAAACAAGAACATTGAAGATCCGAGAACAAAACATTATACAGAAGGTTTCTCAGAAAAAAATGAAGAAGTCGCAAAGTCACCAGCGCTACAAAAGGATATGAAACCAAAACCAGATTGTGGGGAAGAATCATATAAAGGTAAAGGACGATTAGAAGGTCGTCATGCGTTAATTACGGGGGCAGACTCAGGGATTGGCCGTGCAGCGGCAATTGCGTATGCTCGTGAAGGAGCAGATGTTGTGTTCCAATATTTTCCAGGTGAAGAGCCGGATGCAGAAGAAGTTCGCCAATTAATTGAAGCAGAAGGTCGTAAGGCTGTTTTAATTCCAGGCGATTTACGTGAAGAGGGTGTGGCAACCGAATTAATCAACAAAACCGTGAAAGAATTCGGTGGGATTGATATTTTAGTGCTGAACTCAGCTCAACAAATTGCCCAAGAGAAGTTAAGTGACCTATCTATGAAACAAATCAATGATACGTTCAAAGTAAATATCATTAGTATGTTTGAAGCGGTGAAAGCTGCTGAACAACACTTGAAACCGGGGAGTGCAATTATTACGACAACTTCTGTTCAAGCAACAGGTCCATCACCGTCCTTATTGGATTATGCGTCAACTAAAGGTGCGATATCTAACTTTACAGTGGGGATGTCTAAGTACTTTGGTGAAAAAGGCGTGCGTGTGAATGCAGTAGCACCTGGTCCGATTTGGACGCCGCTTCAATTAGATGATGGAAAACTTGAAGGTGACTTAGAAACATTTGGACAAGATGAGACGCTTAAACGCGCAGGTCAGCCAGTTGAGTTAGCGCCAGTGTATGTCTTTTTAGCTTCAGAAGAAGCAAGTTACGTCACTGGACAAATCTACGGTGTGACAGGTGGTACGGCTATTAGTTTATAA
- a CDS encoding nucleotide sugar dehydrogenase: MNITVVGLGYVGLSNAILLAQHNNVRALEIVQEKVDLINQGKSPIADNEIQNYLTSKDLTLEATTDKEHGFGHKPEFVVVAAPTDYDDVKDHFNTVALESVIEDALEYAPDATIIIKSTIPVGYTRRINEKYKTNNIVFSPEFLREGKALLDNLYPSRIIVGEKSERGQAFANLMLEGAIANNVQVLLMDSTEAEAVKLFSNTYLALRVSYFNELDTYAETKGLDTKAIIDGVSLDPRIGDYYNNPSFGYGGYCLPKDTKQLLANYKDVPNNLIRAIVESNATRKGFVADQVLSRDPQVVGIYRLAMKTDSDNFRQAAIFDIMKQIRAEGIEVVIYEPSLKAESFEGYRVLTDINEFNLTSDVILANRISDEIKEVSEKVYTRDVYNEN, translated from the coding sequence ATGAATATAACAGTAGTGGGATTAGGTTACGTTGGACTTTCAAATGCGATTTTACTAGCACAACACAACAACGTTCGAGCATTAGAAATCGTCCAAGAAAAAGTCGACTTAATTAACCAAGGTAAATCACCGATAGCGGATAATGAAATTCAAAATTACTTAACAAGTAAAGACTTAACTCTGGAAGCAACCACAGATAAAGAGCATGGTTTCGGTCATAAACCAGAATTCGTTGTCGTAGCAGCACCGACGGATTATGATGACGTGAAGGATCACTTTAATACAGTTGCTTTAGAAAGCGTCATTGAAGATGCGTTAGAGTATGCACCCGACGCGACTATTATTATTAAATCAACCATACCAGTAGGTTATACTCGTCGAATCAATGAAAAATATAAGACGAATAATATTGTCTTCTCGCCCGAATTTCTTCGTGAAGGAAAAGCGTTATTGGATAATTTATATCCTTCAAGAATTATTGTTGGAGAAAAATCAGAGCGCGGTCAAGCTTTCGCAAATTTAATGTTGGAAGGTGCGATTGCGAATAATGTTCAAGTTTTATTAATGGACTCCACAGAAGCAGAAGCAGTGAAATTATTCTCAAATACCTACTTAGCATTACGTGTATCTTACTTTAACGAGTTAGACACGTACGCTGAAACAAAAGGGCTTGATACGAAAGCGATTATTGATGGGGTGAGTTTAGATCCTCGAATTGGTGATTACTACAATAATCCATCTTTTGGTTACGGTGGATACTGCCTACCAAAAGATACGAAGCAATTGTTAGCTAACTACAAAGATGTACCGAATAATCTAATTCGCGCGATTGTAGAATCGAATGCAACACGTAAAGGTTTTGTGGCGGACCAAGTCCTATCACGTGACCCACAAGTTGTTGGGATTTACCGATTAGCGATGAAAACTGATTCGGATAATTTCCGTCAAGCTGCCATCTTCGATATTATGAAACAAATTCGTGCAGAAGGTATTGAAGTTGTCATCTATGAACCAAGCTTGAAAGCTGAGTCATTTGAAGGCTACCGAGTTTTAACTGACATTAATGAATTCAACTTAACGTCGGATGTGATTTTAGCCAACCGAATTTCAGATGAAATTAAAGAAGTCAGCGAGAAAGTTTATACTCGTGACGTCTACAACGAAAACTAA
- a CDS encoding sulfite exporter TauE/SafE family protein encodes MQHLLLGVEGVLTFISPCLLPMLPIYFAYLTGQSEKESDKQKSSLLLQAIFFVLGFTLVFILMGIFVTTIGRFVLINRTLIHFIAGSFMILLGIDYLFGNPVMNRLNIMPGSSLKQTNSFVFGMIFSLTWTPCVGTFLASALSYAATSGSYLESVTLLLSFSFGLGIPFVLSALLLNEMNHVLTWIKQHYRIIQTVSALFLIVMGISTMFGWLEMALIYLS; translated from the coding sequence GTGCAACATTTATTACTAGGAGTTGAAGGGGTTTTAACCTTTATCTCACCATGTTTATTACCGATGCTTCCAATATATTTTGCTTACTTAACTGGGCAATCGGAGAAAGAATCCGACAAGCAAAAAAGCTCCCTCCTTTTACAAGCCATATTTTTTGTCCTAGGTTTCACGCTTGTCTTTATACTTATGGGAATATTCGTCACAACAATCGGGCGGTTTGTACTAATTAATCGCACACTGATTCATTTTATCGCGGGGTCATTTATGATACTCCTTGGAATTGATTATCTGTTTGGGAACCCAGTTATGAACCGATTGAATATTATGCCTGGCAGTTCTTTAAAGCAAACAAATTCTTTTGTTTTCGGCATGATTTTCTCACTTACTTGGACGCCGTGTGTCGGGACTTTTCTAGCCAGTGCCCTCTCATATGCAGCAACCTCTGGCTCTTACCTTGAATCAGTGACCTTATTGTTAAGTTTTTCTTTTGGCTTAGGAATTCCTTTTGTCTTGAGTGCTCTATTACTTAACGAAATGAATCACGTACTCACGTGGATCAAACAACATTACCGAATCATTCAAACTGTGTCCGCTTTATTTTTAATTGTTATGGGGATTTCAACGATGTTCGGTTGGTTAGAAATGGCCTTAATCTATCTTAGTTAG
- a CDS encoding TlpA family protein disulfide reductase — MKKIYLYLIGFVTLFAVAFIIYQSNLDSPAVSEDLTEEHLVVESVESVESSSESEEAPTNSTSVSEVSEVSEESVESESESQLVWQGPSTTYVDSDGDIIRLSQNLGKPTIVNIWASWCPPCRDEMPYFESSYQEHGSDINFVMLNALESRPTETKQAALEFADEMNLSMPIYFDNNASNQIEFAANMLPLTALLDSDGEVIEVVRGQVSPAKLKQLIAKVS; from the coding sequence ATGAAAAAAATCTATCTATATTTAATCGGGTTTGTTACCCTGTTTGCCGTTGCTTTTATTATCTATCAAAGCAACCTCGACAGTCCTGCTGTCTCAGAGGATTTGACCGAAGAACACTTAGTTGTCGAATCTGTCGAATCAGTTGAATCAAGTAGCGAAAGTGAGGAAGCACCTACCAACTCTACGTCAGTTTCTGAAGTTTCTGAAGTTTCTGAGGAGTCTGTTGAATCAGAGAGTGAAAGCCAGCTAGTCTGGCAAGGTCCATCAACAACTTACGTTGATAGTGATGGAGATATTATTCGACTTTCACAAAATCTTGGCAAACCAACTATTGTAAACATCTGGGCTTCTTGGTGTCCGCCGTGCCGTGACGAGATGCCTTACTTTGAATCGTCTTATCAAGAACACGGATCAGATATTAATTTTGTTATGTTGAATGCCTTAGAAAGTCGCCCAACAGAAACGAAACAAGCAGCTTTAGAGTTCGCTGATGAGATGAACTTGTCTATGCCAATCTACTTCGACAATAACGCAAGCAATCAAATCGAATTCGCTGCGAACATGTTACCCCTCACAGCTTTGTTAGATTCTGATGGCGAAGTGATTGAAGTCGTGCGAGGCCAAGTCTCACCTGCTAAATTAAAGCAACTTATCGCAAAAGTATCATAA
- a CDS encoding SDR family oxidoreductase: MYKISCFIGAGTGIGKGIAFGLAKQGKKVIAGVETLSEVSAIKNEAAEKELELRVEKLDITSEADRERAGDWEIDVLVNNAGVSIGGSLVDIPEEHLRRQYEVNVFGTIFLTQHIVRKMVKKQQGKVIFVSSISGLMSDPLSGPYGSSKFAIEAFAESLSAELQEFKIQVGTINPGPYLTGFNDREFETWRSWRDNPNERIFDYEQLAFPYEQLDPEGVIEEAIKVVTGEVKQYRNVISAAMSALAKKREKELWDKKMDDNLGERHELVQKSMDIDPETSVGKSVINKIKDLI; encoded by the coding sequence TTGTACAAAATAAGTTGTTTTATTGGAGCAGGTACTGGAATTGGTAAAGGAATCGCATTTGGTTTAGCTAAACAAGGTAAAAAAGTCATCGCAGGCGTTGAGACTTTATCTGAGGTATCCGCAATAAAAAATGAAGCAGCAGAAAAAGAGCTGGAGCTTCGAGTTGAAAAGTTGGATATTACAAGCGAAGCAGATAGAGAAAGAGCAGGCGACTGGGAAATTGATGTCTTAGTAAATAACGCAGGTGTATCCATTGGAGGCTCTTTAGTAGATATTCCAGAAGAGCACTTGCGCCGTCAATACGAGGTCAATGTTTTTGGGACGATTTTTCTAACTCAACACATTGTCCGTAAAATGGTTAAGAAACAACAAGGTAAAGTAATCTTTGTGTCGTCAATTTCAGGATTGATGTCAGACCCACTTTCAGGTCCATATGGTAGCTCGAAGTTTGCTATCGAAGCGTTTGCGGAATCGTTGAGTGCTGAATTGCAAGAGTTTAAGATCCAAGTTGGAACGATTAATCCAGGACCTTACTTGACTGGTTTTAATGACCGTGAATTTGAAACTTGGAGATCATGGCGAGATAACCCTAACGAGCGTATCTTTGATTATGAACAACTCGCATTTCCATATGAACAGCTGGATCCAGAAGGTGTGATTGAAGAAGCGATTAAAGTTGTGACTGGTGAAGTGAAACAGTACCGTAACGTTATCTCAGCAGCGATGAGCGCTTTAGCGAAGAAGCGTGAGAAAGAGTTATGGGATAAGAAAATGGATGATAACTTAGGCGAACGACATGAATTGGTTCAAAAATCGATGGACATTGACCCAGAAACATCCGTAGGTAAGAGTGTCATTAATAAAATAAAAGATTTAATATAA
- a CDS encoding threonine/serine exporter family protein, with product MTEFIEQIIFSFIASVSFGIILNGPRRGILFGGIAGTLGWMSFWVINQAIGDLAISNFVGSVVIGLICIFLSRKLRLPVITLNTPAIVPLVPGGAAYMAVRSVVEENYIDGANYMMDVAWTAGAIVLGFMVVKLIENEIKARRLKKMEKSINS from the coding sequence ATGACTGAATTTATTGAACAAATTATCTTTAGTTTCATTGCGAGTGTGTCGTTTGGTATTATTTTAAATGGGCCTCGAAGAGGTATTTTATTCGGAGGAATTGCTGGGACTTTGGGCTGGATGAGTTTTTGGGTGATTAATCAAGCAATCGGTGATTTAGCGATATCGAATTTTGTGGGCTCAGTTGTGATTGGTTTAATCTGTATTTTCCTATCCAGAAAATTAAGATTACCAGTCATCACGTTGAATACGCCTGCCATTGTACCCCTCGTACCCGGTGGAGCAGCTTATATGGCAGTCCGGTCAGTTGTGGAGGAGAATTATATCGACGGCGCAAACTACATGATGGATGTGGCGTGGACAGCGGGTGCGATAGTTTTAGGCTTTATGGTTGTAAAATTAATCGAAAACGAAATTAAAGCGAGACGATTGAAAAAAATGGAAAAATCAATAAACAGCTAA
- a CDS encoding threonine/serine exporter family protein, with amino-acid sequence MDNKNLLLKTTLLAGRIMMESGSEAYRVEDTMQRIAQNSKKFDTESYVTATGIFMSINDESTSQMTQARNRSINLEKIDATNRYSREYAEGKISLIYLYKALQSVDLQTPEFNKYYRMLAAGLASFSLMLLLGGTYSDVLTAFIIGSLGYFTSNRIYVRTEMKFINDLIASFMISLASVICYRMGFVANLDSLIIGCIMPLVPGLAITSGMRDLFEGHLLTGIVRTVEALLISAVIGIGIAMTLQWFS; translated from the coding sequence ATGGATAATAAAAATTTACTGCTTAAAACGACGTTGTTGGCGGGGCGGATTATGATGGAATCTGGTTCGGAAGCGTACCGAGTTGAGGATACGATGCAGCGAATTGCACAAAATAGTAAGAAATTCGACACAGAAAGTTACGTGACTGCGACTGGGATCTTTATGAGTATTAATGATGAGTCGACGTCTCAAATGACTCAAGCTCGAAACCGGTCGATTAATTTAGAAAAAATTGATGCGACCAACCGCTACTCCAGAGAATATGCTGAGGGTAAAATTTCTTTGATATATCTTTATAAAGCGTTGCAATCAGTGGATTTGCAGACACCAGAATTCAATAAATATTACCGGATGTTAGCGGCTGGATTAGCGAGTTTTTCACTGATGCTTTTATTAGGTGGAACATATAGTGATGTGCTGACTGCTTTTATTATCGGATCATTAGGTTATTTTACCTCGAATCGTATCTATGTGCGAACGGAGATGAAGTTTATAAACGACTTGATTGCGTCGTTTATGATTTCACTCGCTTCAGTAATATGCTATCGGATGGGTTTTGTGGCTAATCTGGATAGTTTAATCATCGGCTGTATTATGCCATTAGTTCCTGGGCTGGCGATTACGTCAGGAATGCGAGATTTGTTTGAAGGGCATTTACTAACGGGAATTGTTCGAACGGTAGAAGCACTTCTAATCTCTGCTGTGATTGGGATTGGGATTGCGATGACTTTACAATGGTTTTCTTAA